The Candidatus Eremiobacteraceae bacterium nucleotide sequence AGACGACGCTCTAGCTGACGTTGATTGGCGATTTTCCCTGCTTCGATGTCGGTCTTCAGTTCGGTCAGAAACCCGACCTGGATGTACGGGGGGATAAACCATCCAACTGAGTTGAACGCATTTTTGTAGGATGTCAGGTCCATGGTCGCGCCCTTCTGTACGATGTCGTGACGACAGGCGCTTCGATCGTGCGGACAGCTGTGGGTCCTTGGTTGTCGACGAACGGCGTTGGGCCCCGGCACCTTCGAGCGGCGCTCAGACCTCGACGAGCGCCTGCGTGACTCCGAAGAGCTGGCCATCGGCGCCAGTGTAGACCGCTTTAAGCTCAAACCCCTCGTTGCCGGCATTGATGATCTGACTTTGAAATCCGGCGAGGTCAAGTCTGACCTTGCCTGTAGGGACGCCCCCGGCGCCCGTGAGCGGAATGAATGCCGCCATGATGATCTTCGTATCGAAGTGCCTAGCCATCACCACTTCTTTCTCCACACGTTGTGGGCTTTTTCGGGCGAATGCGCCGCAGCGTCATCAACAGGCTCTAACCGTACTTCAGAGCGGCTGGCATCGTATCACCGCTGACCGGATAGTCGGCGACGCTATTCCGTCTTATTACGATGACACCGTCGCGGTCACCGGACCGCTCCCATCGCCGGATATGATCGCGTTGACGACCTTGCCGTCGTCTGTCTCGATTTGCAGATACAATGCCAAAGGCGGCGGCCTTAAATCGTCGCCGACGAGACGGCGTACCAACTCATCGGCCGACAAAGTGCGGTCAGGCATCACGGTTCCATTGACAAGGCTGGTCTTCAAGATGATTCGAGCCATTTTCGTCCTTCGATTCCTACATGGACCCACTCGCCGACTTCGGCGCACCGCCGCGGCTAGATCCTGGCGGACCGCACACGCCCCAGCCCACAAGGCTAGTTCCTATCCCCAGGCTATAGCGCGGAACGAAAAGCCTGGGAATTGCTTGACGAATAATATCATTGCAGGCCTCGGCAAGTCGCGGTGCTTCTCCCGTGACGATGCACTGTCACTAAACGCGATACATGGTAGCGTTGGCTCTACCTACTCCGCACGCGTGCCTGCGCGCCGCGAATGCGCCAGTCCGGTCGACGATCGCGACGCACCGCCGGTCCGTCCTAGCGCCTACGAATGCGCGAGATAGCCTCCCTAGCAATCCAGCTTATCAGCGCCGGCACAATCAAGTTAGTTACTATTGGCGGCAACCGTTTCAATGTGCACCTCCTGTGCGCGATTCAGAACTTGACATTCCTCAGCCAGCCGTTGCGCTGGTCGCCTAAGTATAGCGAGGCCCAATCCCCCTGCAGCCTACCTACAAATAGCACGTCGCCGGGTCGCAGAGCCGCCTTTATCTCGTCGCGAACCTGAGTTGCGTTTTTCGGCGTACTTACGAGCCAAACCGAGCGTTCGATGTGCGCCCAGCCACCGAAGGACGTCTTGATCGTTGCCATGACCCTGTCATAATCGGTCGGCGTGTCATTCGGTTTGCGCAAATCGTATGTCACGATGTGTATCATCTTGCCCTAGCAGCCGGTCGTTCTGGATGACGCCTCGTTGCCGGCGTCGTTTCGCTCATCCAATCCTGCAGCGTCGGGCACAAGCGGGTGCACAGGCTTCAACCTGTACTTGCCTCGAGACTCACGCTCAATCAGGCCGGCTTTTTCCGCCCGCAACAGACGCGTCGCCGCGACGGCGGGAGTGATGCCGAGTTTGTCGGCGATATCCGAGATGCGAGCGGGGCCTTCGCGCAGGCTGTCGACGACGGCCTTAACCGCCTCCGAAACCTCCTCGTCCGAAGCATCGGGCAAAGACGAAAGGCCCTGGCCAACTACCGAGTTGTAAGCCCGCAAGCGCTTACGAAGCTGATCTCGCTGGGCGGTCAATTCTTCGATCTCTCGCTGGAGCAGTCCAATCCGCTCCGAGATGCGCCCGAATTCCTTGAGGTCGTTAGAAAACTGATCTGGCACAATCCAATACTAGCACGGACATGAGCAAGACGTCAAATGCGTCAAGATGAACCATGACGCGTCTGAAGGATTAGTCGCGAGTTGGGATAAACCGGGACGACAAGGACCCGACGGCGTTGAGGGCCGGGCGGGTCCCTTGAGCCGGGGCAGTTCCCCGGCAACCGACCACCCGGCGATTTCCGGGCGCGAAGGTACAGCAGTCGTTCCGACTTCGCCGAGTGGTCTCCTCGCGGGCATCGCCCGCGCGAAAGAACGAGACATGCCTCTCAAATGCATCGCTCGTCGCATGGCGCCAAGCGGGCAACGGCACGAGCATATCAGCAATCTATGGACTCGCGACAACGACGGAGCGGGTCCGGAAGCCGTTCGGACACGCGCCGAAATGGTCACATACGTCGAGCAACACGGCGACGAGTCGGTGTGGTGCCCGGATCGAGATCCGGCAAGGAAGAGCGCGTGGGTTCACGTCAACCACATCGGCGATACGAAGTACGTCCAGACGTACGCCGACGGGCGCTGGTCGGACAACCTGCTCTCGTTGCCCGAGCGCTAAGGGCGGCGATCGACCGAAGACGGCCAGCGAGCCGTCTTCTTTTTTTCAACGTCGCTGGATTGCCGCGCGCATCACACCTTCAGATCCACGGCCTCCGCGGGAAGTTCGGGCGAATCGGGGACCGGATCATTCCAATCGTCGGCGAACTCGATCTTTGCGTCGACGTCGGCGTACTGCTTGAGCATGTAGATGAGATTTTCGCCCGTTAGCAGCTCGAGCGGTTTGTTCTGCGCGAACTCGTACGCCGATTTGCCGTAATGGCTCGTCGTGACCAAGATGCCCTTCGCGGCGCCTTCGTTGATCATGGTGCCATAGAGATCGCGAACGGCCCCGACGCCGACCGTGTGCCGATAGCGCTTGGCCTGGACGACCACCTTGCCTCCGAGGATCTCGCGCTTGTCCCAAGCGACGCAGTCGACGCCGCCGTCGCGCGAAGGACGGGTCAGGCGCGTCTCCAGACCCATCTTCTCGAACAGGTTGGTCATGAGCGCTTCGAAGTCCGACGGGGTGAGCCCGGCGAGGTTCGGACGTTGGTCGAGGCCGTCGAGCACGTCCCTCTTGTCGATGAAGCGCGGATCGACCATCTTGAAGTTCACGACGGGCTGGACCGGAACGAGCTCGTGCGGGCTCGGCGACACGCGCGCGCCGAGCGAACGCAAACAGGCAGTCGGTTCGACCTTCGAGAGATCGATCGCGGCGAGCGCGTCGCGCGTCACGCGAAAGCTCAGCAGGCACGGCCGAATCGCCTTGCCGGTCGCCGGATCAATCGTGTCGACGTAGCAGTTCAGCACGAGCACGTCGACGGTTGCCGCTTCGTCCGCCTTGTAGACGACGTATGCCGTCGCGAGGGCGAATTGGGCTACGAACGATGCGTAGACAGCGCGAACCAGCGATTGAGGACGCGCCTTGGCCTCGATGCGATCGCCAGATTTGACATAACGAAACGATTGCGACTCCGGCACCGCGTCGATCGTCGGCATTTGACGCTCGACCACCAACTGCTTCGCATCGGGAGCATACGCAGCTCGGACTTCCTGAGGGAACTCTTCAGGCAGGCGATCTTCGCCAAGGACGAGTTCGAAGTATTGATCGACGGCCTCGGGCACGCACTTGCGATAGTCTTCGCGGAAGTCGTCGATCTCTTTGTTCTGCGCCGCCGCTTCGGCGGCGACGCGATCGCACGCCGCTCCGTAGGCCTCTTTGCGAGACTCGAGCTGTTTCGCGCGCAACGCCGTCGCGGCCGCGTGCCTGGCGCGCGCTGCATCGTGGTCGCGCATCGCGGCCGCCACCGCATCCTCGTGACGACGCATGAGCGGCGGGATCAGTCGGACCAAGAAATTCGGCGCGAGCGGCAACACGAGGACGGGCTCGGGGAGCGGCGCATCCAGGCCCCCCGCATCGAACTTGGGCATGGCGGGCGTCCGCTTCAACCGATCGAAGTCGAGGGCATAGACGGCGAATTTGGCGGCCCGCGAGGCGAGGAACGACTCGAGGGCGGTCATCTGTTCTTGAACGTCGGCGGTCTTCTCGTCCGCCTCGTGCTGTCGTCGCTCGACGAGCGCCGACTGCGCGGCACGATCCGCGCGACGCCGCTCCTTCTCCCGCGCGTTCGCCTGCTGTTCCTGGGCCCTGGCCAGCGCGGCACGCTCCCTTTCGAGCTGCGTGGCATACGAATAGACTCTCGGCACGACTTCCTGGCACTCCCGTAACGATAAAACCGCCCGGCCGTTGAGCCGGAACGAAGGTCGGACCCGCCACTTCTGCCGGCGCGCCGTTCTCGCCTTGCAGAACACCCTCGTAGTGGCCGTCCTCTTGCCGGGCGAACGGCCCGCGGCGTCTAGGCCGTCGCACCCCAAGTTGCTTGCACCGCCGCGACACGGTATCTTCATCTTATGAACGAGACGAGCGAGGCGACCCCGGTCCGCGAGGGCGCCAAGAAAGCCAAGATTGTTATCGAGGTCCGCGGCGGCGTCGTTCAGGCGGTGCTCGCCGATCGCAGGCTGGCCGAGCGCGAAGCGATCGTCGCCGAGATCATCGACTTCGACGACCTCGAAGACGACGCCGATTGCAGATTCGATTGGGCGGACGTCGAGACGGCTGAGGGCGAAAGCATTTACCGAATGAGGGGATTTGCTGATCTTCCTCTGCAAGGCTGTGTCAAGGGTTGGCGGTAAATTTCAGCGACCGACGCGTTTGGGCGACTCACTTCGCCTGGTCGAGAAAGTTGCGCGCGACGTGCCCCGGCCCATTTCACGACGGCTGGCGAACGCCGCCGCCTCAACTGTCGCCGCGTCTTAGCCAACCCGCCATCGACCCCACAAAGACAGGCACTATTATCCACCCGATGAGCTTGATTGCGTCGGCGAAGTAGTCGGCCTCGCCAAGCGGTATGACGTAGCCAGTGACGATCGAGATTCGGACCGGCGAGCGGGTCGGCCGGAGCTCGTCGAAGACAGGAAGATCGAAGGGCAGTAGTAGACGGGTCGAATAGGCGAGCGACTCCGCAGCAGTCAGCTGCTTGTTCGTCCTACAACCATCTCGGTTGTTCGTACAGGTTGCGTTCGGCGACAAAAATCCAAGTGTCGCGATGAACGCAACCAGGACGGCGATGCGCAGAAGATATTGCGGACGCACTCCGTAGCCCAAAATCCTCCAGACCCGGTCGGCGGCCAGCCGACCGAGTTCAGACAAGAACGATCCGCCAAAAACCCCCTCGTACTTCGGACGTATGAGATTTCCGCTAACGCGGTGGCCCTCGAAATGAACGTCGCGCGCCAACCCCTCTTCGCCGGCGCTTTTTACGATGGCTTCGAGTTGCGTGTAAGGCCTATAGTCGAACACGGTCTGCTTGTTGAGCAGCGGTTCCCAGTAAGCTGCGATCTCGGCATACGCACATCCGCGAAGGTCGATCGACGCGATCCTCGTCACCGAGCATCGCCCGGCCGGCGGTCGTCGCGCGAAGGATTCGTCGATCAACAAATGCTGAACCGAAGCCGATCTCAAATCAAGCGTCTTCGCAACGGAAACGCCCACGAGCGAGCAATCCCCGTTAATCCTTGCTCCCAGCAACCCCAAGCCGCCGCCGATACGGGCATATCTCAAGAATAACGTGTTGGCGACTTTCGAACGATTTAGAGTCAGATCACCTCCGATGTTGGCGCGCATGAGATCCAAGTCGTCCTCTACTTGCGCCAGTAACAGCGACGCGTCCATCCGGACCGAAATCGACTCCGCGAACACGCCTTGACCAGCCCGCAAACCCTCGATCGCCACGCTTGAAAGAAATCGTGCACCCTCGAGTTGGGTCTGTCCGCTTATCTGCGCGTTAAGCATTCGAGCGTCTAGATCCGCCCGCGCTCGATTCATCGAGAAGTCACCGCCAACTTGAATCCCGTCCAGCGAGAGTTCGCGCGACGAAAAAGAGTCGGCCATGGTCAGGTCTCCCCCGACCGTCGCGCCGTTCAGGCTTACATTGCGAGAGAATTGGGCCGAATCAAGCACAAGGTCGCCTTTCACGACCAGGCCTTCGAAGCTCATGTCTCCGCCAAACGCGGCGGACCGCATCGAGACCGACCCGTCTATCGTGGCAGGCCCGACTTTCGAGCGGGAACTCGTCGTTATTTCATCGGCCCATATGCTGCCGCCGATCTTCGCGGCGATCAGGCCCAGCTCTCGAATGAGCGCCCTTGAAAACGATATATCAGCGCCGACTTCCGTATTTCGAAGGACCGCCTTCCTGCAAAATACCGTTGACCCAAAAAGAAGATTTCCGACGACCTTCATCCCTGAGAACGTCGCCGATTGGACAAACGTCGAGTTGACGAAGTTCGCGTCCAGTTGCACTTGCGTTCCGTCCATCACCAACGCATTCCGGAATGCATTGTCGTGAAGCCGTAGCCCTTTGCCGACTTTCATGCCTTGGGCCATCACGACGCCATGGAAGCAGCAGTTATAGGCATTCCAACCCATTTGCACTTCCGCGTTTGTAAGCGTCAGGCTCTTGTGACATGTCAGTCCGTTCAGCACGAGATGTTTTACGAAGGACGCACCCGTGAGATCGATCGCTCCGACCACAGTGGCGTTCAGCATCCGAAAGCTGTTCTTGAACTCGGCATTCCTTGCAGTGAACGATTCCAGGCGGACGTCCTGAAGAGAAATGGGCGTCGTGATGACCATACCGTCAAGCACGAGAGGCTCATCGATGAGTCCATTCGTGATTGCGACCGACTTGCCAAGCTGTATGGCCTCGCGAATCCAACCCGCAGAAATCCGGCGATCCTCTAGTGGGTCGTCGACGCCGAGCAATACCGGCTGACCCTCAATGAGGGCGTCTCTGATATTCATCAGTTGACGGGTTGCGGACTTGGACGTCGAACGCGCAAATGGTTCACCGACCGTCCTCATATTCGCCGGCACGCGGGCGCGGGCCGGCGAACAATGTCGACCGAATTGTTCCGGACGTTCTCACGAGCGACCGAGCCATCGTAGACGATACGGCCCCGCACCGGGTCGGGCCTTCGGCTTCGATGACGGCATCAAGCCGAGCTGGGCCAAGCCGCTCAGGGAGCTACTGGCTGCGAAGCAATCGTCTCAATAGTCGCCGTCTCGCCGCTCACCCTGATCTCGAGCCGCGCCCCGACCCTCACGGACCAGTAGGCGTCGTGCCTCCGCTCAACCGAGCGGCCGGATTCGACGGACGACACCCGACCGGCGAGGACGTGCACGACGGTGAAGCCCGCCGTCGGTATCGTCACGGTCGCGCGCTGCGCGTAGATCGTCACGTCGCGTATCGCGACGTGCACGCGGGTCGCGCCCTTGATCGTCACGATGCCGTCGAAACGCGTCAGGTACGAAACCCCTGGCGTCGGGCCAGGCGCTGCGGCTGCGAGAGCGTTCGACGAACCGGCGACGGCGCCCACGGCCAGCGCGACGAATACGAACGCGATCAATCGCATCTTCATCACCTATGGGTCCAACATGTACAACGACCCGGCGCTGGTCGACACGTAGACGTTATGAAACGCAATGACCGGCTCGCCGACGATCCCGCCGTCGAGCGCGATGTTGGCAAGGACGTTGGGCGCGGGAACGAGCTGGAATCCGCTCGCCACGCACGCGGCGTTCGAAATCCCGTCCTTCGTGCACCGAAAATGCGTCGGCGGCACCTGCGAGATGCTCGGGTCGGCGACGACGACCAAGTGACCCGTGTCCGTCCCGACGTAGACCATGCCGTTGGTTATGGTCGGCGGGCCGAGCGACGGATCCCCGAACGTCGACGCGTCCGGCACGTCCAACATCCAACGGACGCGGCTCGAGTCCGGCGCGCAAGCGTTGAGCGCGTGCAACCGGTGCTCGCCTTGGAAAACATTCGAAATCGTGTCCTCGCCGCCGTCCATGGTGACGTAAACGTCGCCCCATGCCGCGCCCGGCCTGATGTAGCGAGAGTCGCCGTGAACGGTACCGTCTTTGGGAGCGAAGCCGTTGATCCAAGACGGGTTGTCCGACGGAAAGACCCAAGCCGGCGTGCCGGCATCGCGCATCGCCCACGTCCAGCCGTCTTTCTGCGTCGATACGATTAGGTTGCCGCACGATGCCTGCATGTACGTCGGCGTGGCCGACCAATCCGGATCGCCGTCGAGAACGTACGGAACGGGCTGCTTCTGCCAAGTCACCGCACCCGTCGTCGGGTCGAGGCGGAGCATGCTCAAGCCACGGCTCGGCGACGGCTCTGCTTGCCCGTTTGCCTGGTTGCCTGTCGTCACGTACAGCGCGCCGCCGCCTTCCGCGACCGAACCCCAGACGTCGCCGCCGGGCGGGGACGTATTTCCCGGGCGCAATCCGTCGGCAAACGAAAACGCGCCGTCGATCGAGCCGTCGGCGATGTTCACTGCGACGACGCGACCCCACTGTATCGGGTCGTCGCAATGGTTGCCGATTCCGACGTAAACCTCGTTGCCGTAGATGAGCGGCGACGAATACCCTATCTGCTCGTGCTTCTCGGTCACGCTGCCCTGCGTCAGTCCGGTGATGTGCGCGAGCACGGGCGACTTCCAGACCACGTCGCCGTCGTTCGCGTTGAGAGCGAAAAGACGGCCTTCGCCCAGACGCGTGCCAATCGATTGATCCGGCGCGGCGAAGATGACGACCGGGGTGACGCCGATGAAAGTGAACGTCGCGCTCGAGGCGATGCCGAAGCTGGAGGGGTTGCACGTGAATTGCGACGTTAGGATCCCTTTCCCCGGGTAGTGCCACTTCTCGACGCCGGTCGAAGCATCGACCGCATAGAAGATGCCGTCGCCGTTGCCGATGTAGACGTTGCCGTTGAACGGCACGATTGGCGACGATGTGAAACCGATCGCGCCGGGAGGATGAAACCGCCAGACGACGTGCAGACGGCCGACGCGCGACGGGTCGGAAAGGGCGTCGACCACCTGCTGATCGCCCGTGCGCGATTGATCGTTCCGAAAGGCCGTCCACGTTTCGCAGGCGGCGGTCGTCGACGCGACGAGCGCGACCGACGCCAGCAGCGCGAGAAGTCGACCCTGACCGACGCCAATCATTTCGGCACCGAACTTGGCGCGAACACGAAGACGCGCAGCTCGGCCGAGCGCCCGCCCGCATTTTTCAACGAAAGGGGCTCGCCGGCGGCGAAAGGCGCGACGCCTGACGCCTGCACGAGCTTCGCGCCAGCAGAGCCTTCGAACCCTGAACCCGTCAAGTTCTCGACGACGACCCCGCCGGGCAAGGACGCGATCGCAAGCGAGCGCTTCGGAGGCACGATGACTTCCCGTATTTCGACCGTGTAACCAAGGCCGCTGTCCGTCTTGTAGAGCGTCCTTGACAGCGAACCGGATGGCGCGGCCGTGTAGGCTGCGCGGAAGCTCGTCGCGCCTACGTATGCCTGCGGCGGCGGACTGCCGAACGGGCCCGTATCCAGCGACTTCGAGCAGCCGACCACCGACATCAGGACAAGGGCCGAGGATGCAAACTTGACGAGCCACGAAAGACGAGGCTCCGCGTCCGTCGCGGGATTCACGAACTTCGGGCGTCGCGCCAAGCATGCGAGAGCGGCCATCGTCGGAACTTGCACGGAGAACCCCCTTCCGGCCTATCCCGGCCAGCAAGGGCGAGAACGCTTGGGCGAAGACGGTATTCGCAGAGTATCGCGCGGCCGACCGTTTCCTCCAACGACTAGGGTAAATCCCAGTGTACTTTCGGCCCATTTTTGTTATGTGTATAATGTGGTGAGTTTCGCGCGATCCCGCCGGTCCGGAGCCGATCTCGGACTTTGGCGCGCGAGAGCCTCGGCGTTCATGCCACGATGCTACTGCAACAGGATGCGGAATCGGGCACCACAGGCGTGTAGCGGACTACGGCTTGCCGCGCCGTCGACGAGCGCTGCGTGCCGCCCGCGGACGAGACGATGAACCCTCGAACCCGTCCAGGGCGACCTCGAGCTCGCGAGCTGACGTCGCTATGGCCCGCTGCACTCGCCTAAGCGTCGAAGCCAAGCCGGCGGTGCGAGCGTCGCCACCGCCTTCGGCCGTCAGGCCGCCTGCAGACCGGCTCGATCCGGCCGCGAGCTCATCCAAAGAGAGGCCGAGCACCGCGGCGAGGCGCGCCACAGTCGTGAAGCGCGGGCTCGCCTTCTCGCCGTTCTCGAGTCGCGCAACGTGATTGGGCGCAAGCCCAGCGCGCGCCGCAAGCTCCGTCTGCGTAAGGCTGAGCGCGAGTCGCGCTTCCCGCAAAGCGGCGCCAAGCGGCTTCCTCGGTGTGCGGCTCATTTTCGTCCGGCGATTTCGGCAAGCAAAGCAGCAGCGTGCGACAAGGCTTTCCTGATCTTGTCGAGGTCGGCATATGTCGGTCCGCGGTCGGGCAACTCGGCCCTACGACGGCCGCCGACCAAATCGTCGAGCCGCAGACCGAGGGCGGCGCAGAGCCGGGCGGCAACCGAGATTCGAATGTCCGACGTCCTGCCTCGCTCCAAACGCGAGATGAGAGACGGATCGACCTTCGCGACCCGCGATAGCGCCTGAAGGGTCAGGCCCTTTCTCCTCCGCGCGTCGGCGAGGACGTTCCCGATAGGCTTCGCCACAGCCGGGCCTTTAGCGCAACCGCGACCGGGTTGCCTGTAGAAGTAATGCAAAGAGTTTTGCACGCGTTGCAGAATCGCAATTTCGTGAACACGAAGCCGGCGTTGAACGCGCCGACCAGTCCCGTCAGGTCGCGCTTGTCCGAAGACGCCGCTCGATGCGCGAGCGAAGCGCAAGGAGGCTGGCGACGATGCGCGCATCGCTAATTCTCCTGGCACCATCGGGCTTGGCGAATCCCCGCGGTTTCCTCACGAGCGCGAAATACCATCGCTATCGCACGCGGACAAGGCGATCGCGTAACGCTTCGTCCCGGAGCATAGCTTTACTCCGAAACCATCTGACGGTCTTTACCAAGAAGACGCCTCAAGGTATTCGGCGCAGCGATGAATGTTAAGACCGGGCGGCACCTATGATCCCCAACCTCTCTCAGGTTCGCGACGCCGTGGCGCTCTATCGCGTTTCGACGCGTCAGCAGGAACGAAAAGGCGAGTCTCTGCCCAATCAACAGCGATCGGTCCGTGCGTGGGCCGGGTCGCACAACGTGAAGATCGTGGACGAGATTCGGTCCGCAGAATCGGGCAAAGGCGCCGTCCGACTCGTCGGCACGTCGATCACCCTAACCGGCAGGCAGGCCTATTCGAGGCTCATCAGAGACCTTCAACAAGTTCCGCAGTCGAAAAGGCCCGATGCGGTCGTCATCGATTGGACCGACCGCTGGAGCAGGAGCCTGCTCGAGTACGTCGCCGTCATCGAGGCCTTTCAGCGCCTCAACATTCGGATGCTCTCGATCGGCGACGACGAGGATCTTACGGATCCGAAGAACGCGCTCGTCCTCCACATCAAGTCCGCCATCGCCCAAGAGCAACTTCGGATAACTTCGAACAAGGTGAAGGAGGCGAGGCGCTCGCGCCGGGAGCGCAGACTGTGGCAAGGCGGCCTCGCGCCGGACGGATATCGAACTCACCTGCCCGATTGCCCCGGACCGGCGGCAATCTCAAGGCAGGGAGTTTTCGGCCTGCAGTCCTTCAGCCAGCGCGCCTGCAGCTGCCGACCGGATGTGTTATGCCAAGACCCGTCGAGGGCGCCAATCATCCGCCTCGTATGGCAGCTCCTCGAATCGTCGCCATTGTCGTGGGAAGCCCTCGCCGAGGCCATCAACGAGCAGGGTCATCGTCGACCGAACGGACGACCGTGGCACTGGAACGATCTCTATCGGATCGGTCAGAACCCCGCTTATTGCGGCATCCTGGCGACGAACCGTTCCTTCCGCGACCTCAGCGATGGACGCATTATCAGGAGGCGCCCGCTGAAGGAGCAGCAACTCGACGAGGCACCGGAGGCGATTCCCGAGCCCTTCGTCAGCGCGGAGACCTTTTGGAAGATTTGGGAAAGGCGCTATCACAAACAGACACGGCACCTTCCGCGCGCCAAGAACGGGGCCTCGTGCGAACTGACCGGAATGCTCGCATGCCCCGCGTGCGGAGCGATCATGACGCCAGTCTATTGTCTATCTTCGATGATCTGCGGCAATGGCAAGCCGAGGAAGTCGCCGCGCAAGAAATACGTCTATGCGACGTGTCCGAACGCGACGAGAAGCAAGAGCGCGGGGCCGTCGTCGTGCGCGAACAGGCAGCGCGTCCGCGTCGACATCATCAGCAAACTCCTCATCGAGAGGCTGGCCGACACGGTATCTTTGTCCGACGATGCGATTGCCGAGGCGTTCGCACTGGAACGCGCATCTTCAATCGACGTCGACGCGCTCGAAACTGAGCGGCGAACGCATACTCGCGCCATCAAAGATTCGGAACACGTTCGTCATGCGCTAACTCGACAGCTTGTTGTCGGCACCTTGACGGATGATGAGTACCAGAAAGAAATATTCCTGTTTCGACGCGACGTCGCGCTGGCCCAGACAAGGTTGAACGAGATCGACCGGCAACTGAGGACGGCGAGCGCG carries:
- a CDS encoding DUF3892 domain-containing protein, with amino-acid sequence MPLKCIARRMAPSGQRHEHISNLWTRDNDGAGPEAVRTRAEMVTYVEQHGDESVWCPDRDPARKSAWVHVNHIGDTKYVQTYADGRWSDNLLSLPER
- a CDS encoding restriction endonuclease yields the protein MPRVYSYATQLERERAALARAQEQQANAREKERRRADRAAQSALVERRQHEADEKTADVQEQMTALESFLASRAAKFAVYALDFDRLKRTPAMPKFDAGGLDAPLPEPVLVLPLAPNFLVRLIPPLMRRHEDAVAAAMRDHDAARARHAAATALRAKQLESRKEAYGAACDRVAAEAAAQNKEIDDFREDYRKCVPEAVDQYFELVLGEDRLPEEFPQEVRAAYAPDAKQLVVERQMPTIDAVPESQSFRYVKSGDRIEAKARPQSLVRAVYASFVAQFALATAYVVYKADEAATVDVLVLNCYVDTIDPATGKAIRPCLLSFRVTRDALAAIDLSKVEPTACLRSLGARVSPSPHELVPVQPVVNFKMVDPRFIDKRDVLDGLDQRPNLAGLTPSDFEALMTNLFEKMGLETRLTRPSRDGGVDCVAWDKREILGGKVVVQAKRYRHTVGVGAVRDLYGTMINEGAAKGILVTTSHYGKSAYEFAQNKPLELLTGENLIYMLKQYADVDAKIEFADDWNDPVPDSPELPAEAVDLKV
- a CDS encoding recombinase family protein, whose translation is MIPNLSQVRDAVALYRVSTRQQERKGESLPNQQRSVRAWAGSHNVKIVDEIRSAESGKGAVRLVGTSITLTGRQAYSRLIRDLQQVPQSKRPDAVVIDWTDRWSRSLLEYVAVIEAFQRLNIRMLSIGDDEDLTDPKNALVLHIKSAIAQEQLRITSNKVKEARRSRRERRLWQGGLAPDGYRTHLPDCPGPAAISRQGVFGLQSFSQRACSCRPDVLCQDPSRAPIIRLVWQLLESSPLSWEALAEAINEQGHRRPNGRPWHWNDLYRIGQNPAYCGILATNRSFRDLSDGRIIRRRPLKEQQLDEAPEAIPEPFVSAETFWKIWERRYHKQTRHLPRAKNGASCELTGMLACPACGAIMTPVYCLSSMICGNGKPRKSPRKKYVYATCPNATRSKSAGPSSCANRQRVRVDIISKLLIERLADTVSLSDDAIAEAFALERASSIDVDALETERRTHTRAIKDSEHVRHALTRQLVVGTLTDDEYQKEIFLFRRDVALAQTRLNEIDRQLRTASARPNFERARSTVRWLAERWDAINVPERAEALRLLVDRATYSPSGTTRVDRVRIVAAGAAFSEFRVADECAARVDDLRSVPSQVNL
- a CDS encoding type IV toxin-antitoxin system AbiEi family antitoxin domain-containing protein, with the protein product MPDQFSNDLKEFGRISERIGLLQREIEELTAQRDQLRKRLRAYNSVVGQGLSSLPDASDEEVSEAVKAVVDSLREGPARISDIADKLGITPAVAATRLLRAEKAGLIERESRGKYRLKPVHPLVPDAAGLDERNDAGNEASSRTTGC
- a CDS encoding PQQ-binding-like beta-propeller repeat protein, whose translation is MIGVGQGRLLALLASVALVASTTAACETWTAFRNDQSRTGDQQVVDALSDPSRVGRLHVVWRFHPPGAIGFTSSPIVPFNGNVYIGNGDGIFYAVDASTGVEKWHYPGKGILTSQFTCNPSSFGIASSATFTFIGVTPVVIFAAPDQSIGTRLGEGRLFALNANDGDVVWKSPVLAHITGLTQGSVTEKHEQIGYSSPLIYGNEVYVGIGNHCDDPIQWGRVVAVNIADGSIDGAFSFADGLRPGNTSPPGGDVWGSVAEGGGALYVTTGNQANGQAEPSPSRGLSMLRLDPTTGAVTWQKQPVPYVLDGDPDWSATPTYMQASCGNLIVSTQKDGWTWAMRDAGTPAWVFPSDNPSWINGFAPKDGTVHGDSRYIRPGAAWGDVYVTMDGGEDTISNVFQGEHRLHALNACAPDSSRVRWMLDVPDASTFGDPSLGPPTITNGMVYVGTDTGHLVVVADPSISQVPPTHFRCTKDGISNAACVASGFQLVPAPNVLANIALDGGIVGEPVIAFHNVYVSTSAGSLYMLDP